CATGTTCTTTGACGAGATTATTATTGACGGTAAGAAGGAAAAAGTTGGTGCAAATCACAAAAGCGAATCTTCATTGTTGGGCGACTTACCTCCACTCACCACAAAAGTCACATCCATATTTAGTGATTTGCCATCCTTTAATACTAAGAAGACAGACATCAACGATCTTAAAGAACTCATGGACATTGGGCTTGGTAAGTTTTtatgcaacattttttttttttagatttaaaGAGTCAGCGTATGATGATGACTCTTGGTTAATgctttgtttttaatttctttcatagCTTCGGAAGGAATTGATAACTATGAAGAAGACTTTATCTCATCTGCATCTGGCAGTGCGAACGAGCAAAGCCCTTCTAAAAGCCCTGACAAATGCGAGAGCCCGACCAAATCCCGGTACAAAAAAGAGGAAAGACACCAGAGTGTAAGAAGTGACGACATAAGCGAAGAGATCGAAGGGATTGACGAAATTCTCAGCAGCACGTCTTGCGTGAGTAATAATTAAGTCTTTCAGTTGGTCACTTGTTTAAATTAGAATGCAGTTTAGGTACATACAAGCGAAAATGCTAGGAGATCATCGTTTGTTTGCTGTCAGTATGTGCATTTATCTTTCAGCTAGAGAATGTTCCTGCAGCAAAGTCTATATCAAATATAACAGTGGACGTCGTCACAGATTATATCCAGGATGTGTGATCTTGAACATAttgcattttctttttaatcttGGCAAATCTTGTCTTATTAATATCAGTAAGCAAGACATTGCCGGGTGTGGCTCAATACTTTGTAGATCGCGCAGCAGAACGTTggacaaaaaagaaatgaaaacgtgtaaataaatatcgagTTTTACTGAATTCAACAATATTCGTTGAATGAGTAATTAAACTTCTTGCTACTAATTTATGTGCAAGTTTTTTATGCTCTCATCTATATCTTCCTTGTCCAGTATTCTGTCGTGAGCGCTATAGTATTACTATTATTCTAactaattaatttataaacataGTGTTTAGGATACCTacacgaatatttttaaatgatataaaatttacTCGGATCGCtacttttgaataattttggtTACGTTTAGCCaggaagaaaagttttttttaatcgatttagtaggtaattttttttttttcttatcatctTCGATGACTTTTTCTCCGTATTTTTATCTCTTTGTGACTGAATATTGTGAATTACCTCATTTAACTAAAGTTACTGATAATGATATCTTTAAACGATATCTGAACAAATTATCCGTCTGATCATGGATTGCCTAAAAAATCCGCTAGAACATTTTCAAAGATAATGTGGTGCTAAGtgtgtttttgaaaatgtgaataatTTGTGCGAACGTTAGTGGGGGTGCTTACTATATACGTATTAACttgcatattttatttcgcaaggtattttaaaacattcaggtaaacagaaaaaatgttcaaaacaaaatagaaaacgaaaggaataattttttagcaaAAGTAATGATTTTGTGGCAATCCAATAACTATGAAAAAGTATCAAAATAGCTGGGGTGGGAATATGTTAATACCCATGCCAAGATGCAATAACTAAGTACAATTCAAGGTGGATCAAACTGTATACTTGAGGAACGGGAGAGATCCTTTTCTGGAAATCAGTGTTttcctgtttttagaagagaaTATATGCCGTGACcggtaaaaatatacaatataacaTAACACACTGCTTCAAGGCTGTTTCGAACGGTATTTCTCTGGAGTAAATTTCAACGCGCGGATTGTTACCTAACAATATAGGTATTGGCGTAAACTAATTTCAAGAGAATTCTTTCCGTTTGAATCAACCTTTTGCCATAGAaaatacatttaaaaaataacaaaaaaaaaagaagaaaaacaggTGTGTTCCCGACCAATCAACGTGGTTACATTGTGCTTTCTAATCTCTGtagataatttataaaaaagaaatgaaacaaagaaaatttcagGACTGCGTGTAACATTCCCACATCTCATAGAACTTAGGGCAATAGACACATTCCATTCTTATTAggattattattcttatattTTAATTGGCTAGAAATAGGGGGTCGAGACTATTCAAccgatatttttcagaaaataccCTAGTTTGTAAGTTTGTATCTCAAATATGGTAACACTAATCTAACGCGCGTATGCTATGGcactgaaaattatattgcACATGTATTTTTCTCAGCATCAACTAGAACTATCCGTAATTACATTACAGAGTTTTAAAATCGTATATTTTTGTTAATCATAACCAGGCAGCGGCTGCAGCCTGTACAAaaaaagaggataaaaaaacaaacaatctTGAATATAATCAAAAAAACGGATGGAGACATATTTATACAccgtataatttttatcgttcGATTGCATACCAGTTATTCATATATAAATGATTCGGTTggtcattgaaaaaataatacgtttaaTATTATAGTTGTTGATGAATGCGTTATTTGTTACTAGCAATTTATAGACTAAATTTCAACAGATCAAGTATTAAAACTATATCCAATGgtatttttacatttacatacatatatacaagtAACCATATTGTAACCacgttgaaaaattggtaGCTATATCGTGCCTTTTAGCGAgtacgaataataatattaaattaataataattaatgcaAATAAACATTATGGAATTacggtttcttttctttcttcctttttatAAGACATTTAAGTTACTTATTTATGATTTACGAACTACGATGTAatgattttcatgtatttgttatttattttataaaaaaggTTCTCTTttgcaaattgtttttttcttattttctcctacttcatttcaatttcatgaTTCCATAcctatttgttttttgtttttattacacTTTTTGTGACATCACCGGTACAAAGTTTTGAAAACCTAAAAGAAACATAACCTGTAACATAATATTCTTCACGTAACAAAATCTccaacatatttttatttgtactaggcgaaattaaatatttttcctcatattttgaaattgcatGTTGTAATTGCTTAATAAAAgcgaatattaaattttttcaaaatacggGAAGCTCAAAACTTCGGCATGCTGTCGACATATATATAGTGTTCAAAGAAAAAGGatttgaatttcatcgctTGTTTGCCATGTAATAATACCtctttatatgtatatgtatatagatatgttAGACTATTTTCAAACTCCTAATTTCTAATGGAAAAGCATGATATCAAATAACTAAAACAAAtggattgtaaaaatttaactaCAATAACAATTACGAAACCATTGTTATATGTGTTTTCTcacagtaaaaaaaagtgaaatatgtACTGTGAGCAATTATGAGTCGAATAGTGAAGAAAAGAATTTACTATCCATTGTGGAAACTACGGCAAGAAAgtaattggagaaaaaaaaatggtacaaAGAGCTCTGAATGTTTAATACCGGCTGTCAGAAAGAAGTCTGAAAGAGCATCTTCAGTATGTAAAATCAGCAGTATGCCTGTAAAAGCTGAACTGCTAATCGCACTACATTTAATCACGTAAACCTGGTGAATTAATTATCTACTATCGTTGTTcctaaaataatataatataatctgTAAAGGTAatttaaaattagaaattgCAACAgtccaaataaaaaatgtatttacacATATTAATAACGTATACATTAATTGCTGGGTACCCAGGTGAATTAACAAGAAACAGGAATAATTATGAGCCGTAATAACGAGTGTCGTTATTCGTGATGGCttgataaaagaaatatttcaaatacgaGGCGGAGGTTAAATTACTGCCGGCTCTAGTTGGGCTATTATGTATTTGTCTCCAGTAAATTTTCTACTCCCTTGAATAGTTAACGTATGTACACACTATTGAACTATATATGACGTCGTACAGAGAataattgtttattcaattgatAAATCAACTAACTATAATCGTTACAATCTGTTGCGTTCTCTCTGAAGCCTGTTACTGTACGCTTTAGACACCAAGTTCCAAGCATCCATATATCGATCCATACACATTGCTACGCatttctgaaaaaaagaaagttcaATATGCAATAAATGAAACAAGTTAAAAACAGTTCCATTTCAAACCCGTCGATCTGTAGACTGTTTTTCCAAGTATGAATACAGGCGATACAACGCTAGAAAGATCCACCGTAACTTAGTTCGCAGCGTTCAATACCTCGATACTAGAATTTCTTACAATACACCAAGGCGTTATGTTGGTTTGTGGTGTGAGAGCGAGCTCTAGTATTTTAGGTTACTTGAATCAATGAAATGCAGAAGTGAGGTTAGGTTATGTTCGGTGTGGTTTCGTATTTACCTGTTCGGAGCTGTCAAGGGACGTTCCGGGCTTCTGGATGCACTTCTTGAAGCACTTTTCCGTCATTTTCTGTATATATGTTTGAAAAGAAGTGTGTTAACTTGCTTGGAATCCGaagccgaaaaaaaattatgcaatttTACCGTGAGCAGCTCCTGGGCGTTGGCGACGGCTATTTGTTGTTGGACCTGCTCCATTAGTTCATCCTTTTGAATGCCCGACAAATTTCCCGATGGTAACGAGTCCATGGCCATTTAGTTCAACTTTATTCGTTTACGGCGAGTAAATTACTACAAATCTACGCTTCAAGGCTCCAGCGGCAGGAGAAGCGAAAGCACATGAAGTTGGACTCGGAGAATTTGCGATAGAACATCGATATGACGCGTAGGATCGATATATTGAAACTCGGAAGCGGTTTGAATATAACTGTGAATGAGCGAACTCGGTGACCGTTTTTCGGTTCTTCTGTTCTACATGAATCAAGTCGGGCaagtggtaaaattttttgtttgacTCCACCTGTTTAAAATGAACAACGTTAACCACGGTGAGTGCacggaaatttttgtaaaattactATTAGTGGGTTTCATTGCTGCATATTGAATTGTCCCGGAATTGAGTGATGTCTAGTTTTGTCGAGTTTGTTTTAGAAATTTGAAGTAGGATTGTTTCCACGTTTAGATTTTGGATTGGTTTGGGCTGTAGCAATAATAAGACCTCAATAATGTCTGGATATCGTCGGAATATTAGCACAACCAGAAAAAGTTTTCCGCAGCTACTATTGTGCTATTTTCGCAATTGCACACCGAAATATTTTGCAGTCAAATTAGTAAGAGAGTTGTAGAGTATTTTTtcgcagaaaatttttcaaatccttgTACATAGTCCAGAGATAACAAAGCTGGTTCACAAGTGGTGGCGAAAGCAGAAAGCAcgttttatctttttctaaaaattcttcattttatctACTTATACACAAAATATCCGCGGGTTAATTATTTGAAGTGCAATACGCTGGAGCAGGGAGGCAGAGTGAACGACGGATCCCTGAGGTTAATTCGCCCAAGAAAAGTGCGACTGTGAAAGAGAAAATCATCACCAGCCATGCGGCGGAGAGAACATTACGAGAAGGGCGGAAAGGCGTGAGATTATTTATTactgtataatttttaatctgaATGCACTCACGTCTGTTGACTTATCTGTAATTGCCTATGAATTGAATTCAGGAGGAGAACAATGCGAAATTACGTGAATGCGTACTTAACAAATTGTGGGACTCTTTGCCGCCGGAAGCACAAATTTTATCTTTCGAAGAGGACGATGAAAAGGGTTGGTAGTTAAATCCGGCTGAATGGTATCAATTAATTGTTTAGATGCAAAAAGAAAGTTCTGTCAAGGATTGGCTACTGTCCTGCACTGTGTGACTTGTTCGTTTTTTGTTGCATATTTCTGCAAATTATGTAGACCTAGATTCTGACTGGACAGAATCGGGCTTGGACGGAGAAGATCAAGAGAACGACCGTGACAACAGGGAAAATACTGGAAAAAGCCCGAAATCCTTTTCCGCTAGATCTGACAAATCGTCATTACCGGCGAACTCGCAACGCagtgaaaacgaaaattctaCCGACTGTCGAAGTGCGCGCAGTTCTCAGTCGCAATATTGCTATCGCAAACGAGACGACGATCCGGACCCATCGTGGGAGGTGAATTTTGACTTCATTCAGGGTATAATCTGGCTGAAAGCTACCCTATCTAAACTGCAGCGAGTACCAGCTGACGAATTTAGCAAAGTATTTAAGAATCTGTGGAGACTAAGCGAAAAGATTAGGTTCAGCCAACAAGCAAGTGATACCAGTCCTCCTGTCCTCGCAGCATCTGAAATTCGCTCTTCGGCGACTTTTAGGAAGCCGTTGAATTTGGACGAACGCCAAACTCGGCCTCGGAACACAAATTCCTATGACAGAGTTGATTTTTCCGATACAAAGCAACGGGCACAATTACAGGAGCTCAAGAATCGACTCTGTATCGGGTACAAAACTTCCGCAGAAAGTCAAGAAGATTTTGTTGTACCGGACTCGGATGAAAGCCCACCGGTTAGCCCGGTGGCGACCAATTTACATCGCAAACCAGATCGAGCGACAGCTGCTGTCCCAGTTTCGGAATGGATGGATAGTTCCTCGACGGTTGACAGTGGTTTCAATTCAGAGAAACCAGAATCCGCCGATTCCGCTAACGTCTATCAAATTATAACCAACGGCGAGTCAACGaggttggaaaaattgaaatcttcGAGGCCAATTTTTAAGGGAACTTCGGATAGCGATTACGTTCCTAGTTcgacaaaaattgataaatcgCTTCGCAAGAGAAAACGCGCCGATTCTGCTCCAGCCTCAAAACGACCCCGACTCTTCGTGTCTTCGGCGACGTTGAGTTATGTCCTCAGAAGTTCGGAGTGTAATCAACTGCTGGTCAGATCTGTGAGA
Above is a genomic segment from Neodiprion pinetum isolate iyNeoPine1 chromosome 1, iyNeoPine1.2, whole genome shotgun sequence containing:
- the LOC124224671 gene encoding mitochondrial import inner membrane translocase subunit Tim13 codes for the protein MAMDSLPSGNLSGIQKDELMEQVQQQIAVANAQELLTKMTEKCFKKCIQKPGTSLDSSEQKCVAMCMDRYMDAWNLVSKAYSNRLQRERNRL
- the LOC138190334 gene encoding uncharacterized protein; this encodes MKRVDLDSDWTESGLDGEDQENDRDNRENTGKSPKSFSARSDKSSLPANSQRSENENSTDCRSARSSQSQYCYRKRDDDPDPSWEVNFDFIQGIIWLKATLSKLQRVPADEFSKVFKNLWRLSEKIRFSQQASDTSPPVLAASEIRSSATFRKPLNLDERQTRPRNTNSYDRVDFSDTKQRAQLQELKNRLCIGYKTSAESQEDFVVPDSDESPPVSPVATNLHRKPDRATAAVPVSEWMDSSSTVDSGFNSEKPESADSANVYQIITNGESTRLEKLKSSRPIFKGTSDSDYVPSSTKIDKSLRKRKRADSAPASKRPRLFVSSATLSYVLRSSECNQLLVRSVRLILKVLANEKIVSSFRSWHASVQKEGIEAIVSIVELLDKEKGLNSCRREVVKTIVKILTRMLHSDHLDKTTIWEHHRLIILELCNASSVCTQVISYLISELKKLVLVVTEISEENVLSALDLHDKSYVIFHSLDVILRKYKSVALGSLADERMSAPEKIPEVTNLWKRHWRVNEKEPDIFLTGLKKLEVVEDQEKDWTRVLEELVVSTTQHWPLVKVMAWQCLSLLKSKIDNLSTGDGSKFETEIK